From Pyrenophora tritici-repentis strain M4 chromosome 1, whole genome shotgun sequence, the proteins below share one genomic window:
- a CDS encoding PRP11, Splicing factor 3a, subunit 2 has product MDYQNRAGSKFGGGGVASQSATNADRRERLRKLALETIDLDKDPYFFKNHVGSFECRLCTTVHQNDGSYLAHTQGKKHQTNLARRFAKEQREGKRDDANQQGLLAGVLPKKNVIKIGRPGYRITKVRDPNTRQNGLLFQFQYPDITPGVSPKVRIMSAYEQRVEDPDPNYQYLIVAGEPYETVAVKLQSRDIDRREGKFWFWFDEDAKEFWCQILFKTERDERFSAVPGLAGGRH; this is encoded by the exons ATGGATTACCAG AATCGCGCAGGTTCCAAATTCGGTGGCGGTGGTGTCGCCTCGCAGTCCGCGACAAATGCCGACCGACGGGAGCGCCTGAGGAAGCTTGCCCTCGAGACCATCGACCTCGACAAGGACCCGTACTTCTTCAAGAACCATGTCGGTAGCTTCGAATGTCGTCTCTGTACAACGGTACACCAAAACGACGGTTCCTACCTCGCGCATACACAGGGAAAGAAGCATCAAACCAACTTGGCCCGCCGTTTCGCAAAAGAGCAGAGAGAGGGAAAGAGAGACGATGCCAACCAACAAGGTCTACTCGCAGGCGTGCTGCCCAAGAAGAACGTCATCAAGATTGGACGGCCCGGATACCGCATCACCAAAGTACGCGACCCTAATACGCGCCAGAACGGGCTGCTATTCCAGTTCCAGTATCCAGACATCACGCCAGGTGTTTCCCCAAAGGTTCGGATCATGAGCGCATACGAGCAACGGGTAGAGGACCCAGACCCAAACTACCAGTACCTGATTGTTGCCGGTGAACCATACGAAACGGTTGCGGTAAAGCTACAGTCGCGCGATATCGACAGGAGAGAGGGTAAATTTTGGTTCTGGTTCGACGAGGACGCGAAGGAGTTTTGGTGCCAGATCTTGTTCAAGACAGAGCGTGATGAACGATTCAGCGCAGTGCCTGGCCTTGCGGGTGGTCGACACTAG